Proteins co-encoded in one Balearica regulorum gibbericeps isolate bBalReg1 chromosome 24, bBalReg1.pri, whole genome shotgun sequence genomic window:
- the OSBPL7 gene encoding oxysterol-binding protein-related protein 7 isoform X1: MGSHEKDSSSPKRALSRSNSTVSSKHSGVQQGSESWEVVEEPRTLGSPGQELLRHEGYLLKKRKWPLKGWHKRYFVLENGILKYATTRQDVLKGKLHGAIDVRQSVMSVNKKAQRVDLDTEENIYHLKIKSPELFTSWVSSLCSHHQGERPEPCPRGGPAGRTPTNVQGPWTRILPSGSAPALSSLASSRDKVNAWLKDSEGLERCSAELSECQAKLQELTGMLQSLEALHRIPSAPLISGSQPSAATERPKKARRTTKIWCTQSFAKDDTIGRVGRLHGSVPNLSRYLEPSQSQLPFSLPPEYSQLQRSFWVLAQKVHGSLSSVVAALMAERARLEEMRQALDRRRSAPHPGGAGNAGATLHRFHSLSISSDTTLDSFASLHPDEPDALPAKGREQQLSNRSIVSLADSHTEFFDACEVFLSASSSENEPSDDESCISEATTSACEDAADPGGPGRPPTGTEERDTGAEGPGMPVEPPPPPPLELPGPDPRRRSCLPAPPAPPGDVSLWGLLRSSVGKDLSRVALPVQLNEPLNTLQRLCEELEYSGLLDRASRARDPRQRLVYVAAFAVSAYASTYYRAGSKPFNPVLGETYECVRPDRGFRFISEQVCHHPPISACHAESDNFIFWQDMRWKNKFWGKSLEIVPVGTVNIQLPRTGDHFEWNKVTTCIHNVLSGPRWIEHYGEVLIRNTRDASYHCKLTFCKARYWGAGANEVQGAVLSRTGTVVERLAGKWHEGLHRGPAPGQCVWRANPMPRDHERNYGFTQFALELNELTPELRRVLPSTDTRLRPDQRYLEEGNVPAAETQKRQIEQLQRDRRRVMEENNITHQARFFRRLTDANGKESWVTNNTYWKLRLDPGFAHLDSAVLW; this comes from the exons ATGGGCAGCCACGAGAAGGACTCATCCTCTCCGAAAAGGGCCCTGTCACGCTCCAACAGCACTGTGTCTTCCAAGCACAGCGGTGTTCAGCAG GGCTCGGAGAgctgggaggtggtggaggagccgCGCACACTGGGCAGCCcaggccaggagctgctgcGGCACGAGGGGTACCTGCTcaagaagaggaaatggcccCTGAAGGGTTGGCACAAG AGGTACTTTGTGCTGGAAAATGGCATCTTGAAATATGCCACCACACGCCAGGAT GTCCTCAAGGGCAAACTGCACGGAGCCATTGACGTCCGTCAGTCCGTCATGTCTGTCAACAAGAAGGCGCAGCGGGTTGACTTGGACACGGAGGAGAACATCTACCACCTCAAG ATCAAGTCCCCAGAGCTCTTCACCAGCTGGGTgagcagcctctgctcccaTCACCAGGGCGAGAGGCCCGAGCCCTGCCCCAGGGGAGGTCCCGCAGGAAGGACCCCCACCAACGTGCAG ggCCCGTGGACGCGGATCCTGCCCTCGGGCAGTGCCCCTGCCCTCTCCAGCCTCGCCAGCTCCCGGGACAAGGTGAACGCCTGGCTGAAGGACAGCGAGGGGCTGGAGCGCTGCTCGGCCG AGCTGTCAGAGTGCCAGGCGAAGCTGCAGGAGCTGACCGGCAtgctgcagagcctggaggCCCTGCACCGCATCCCCTCAGCACCCCTCATCTCCGGCAGCCAG CCCTCGGCCGCCACAGAGAGGCCCAAGAAGGCCAGGAGGACAACCAAGATATGGTGCACGCAGAGCTTCGCCAAGGATGATACTATCGGCAGG gtcGGCCGCCTGCATGGCTCCGTCCCCAACCTCTCGCGCTACCTGGAGCCATCGCAGAGCCAGCTGCCCTTCAGCCTCCCCCCTGAGTACAgccagctgcagaggagcttCTGGGTCCTGGCCCAGAAag TGCACGGCTCGCTCAGCAGCGTGGTGGCTGCGCTGATGGCCGAGAGGGCCCGTCTGGAGGAGATGCGGCAGGCACTGGACCGGCGGCGCTCAGCCCCGCACCCGGGGGGTGCCGGCAATGCCGGG GCCACCCTGCACCGCTTCCACTCCCTCTCCATCTCCTCCGACACCACCCTGGACTCCTTCGCCTCACTGCACCCCGACGAG CCGGACGCGCTGCCAGCCAAGGGCCGGGAGCAGCAGCTCTCCAACCGCAGCATCGTCTCGCTGGCCGACTCGCACACCGAGTTCTTCGACGCCTGCGAGGTCTTCCTCTCCGCCAGCTCCTCCGAGAACGAG ccctcgGACGACGAGTCGTGCATCAGCGAGGCCACCACCAGCGCCTGCGAGGACGCGGCCGACCCGGGGGGGCCGGGTCGCCCCCCGACAGGTACCGAGGAGCGGGACACCG GAGCGGAGGGCCCGGGGATGCCCgtggagccgccgccgccgcctcctctaGAGCTGCCGGGGCCGGATCCGCGGCGGCGGAgctgcctgcccgccccccccgcgcCTCCGGGGGACGTGAGTCTGTGGGGGTTATTGCGGAGCAGCGTGGGGAAGGACCTGTCACGCGTGGCGCTACCCGTGCAGCTGAACGAGCCGCTCAACACGCTCCAGCGTCTCTGCGAGGAGCTCGAATACAGCGGGCTGCTGGACCGCGCCAGCCGCGCCCGCGACCCCCGGCAGCGCCTG GTCTACGTGGCCGCTTTCGCCGTGTCCGCCTACGCCTCCACCTACTACCGGGCGGGCAGCAAGCCCTTCAACCCGGTGCTGGGCGAGACCTACGAGTGCGTGCGGCCCGACCGCGGCTTCCGCTTCATCAGCGAGCAG gTCTGCCACCACCCCCCCATCTCCGCCTGCCACGCCGAGTCCGACAACTTCATCTTCTGGCAAG acatGAGGTGGAAGAACAAATTCTGGGGCAAGTCCCTGGAGATCGTCCCCGTGGGCACCGTCAACATCCAGCTGCCCAG GACCGGAGACCACTTTGAGTGGAACAAGGTGACGACCTGCATCCACAACGTCCTCAGCGGCCCCCGCTGGATCGAGCACTACGGGGAGGTGCTGATCCGCAACACCCGTGACGCCTCCTACCACTGCAAGCTCACCTTCTGCAAG GCCCGGTACTGGGGCGCGGGGGCCAACGAGGTGCAGGGCGCCGTGCTGAGCCGCACCGGGACCGTGGTGGAGCGCCTGGCCGGCAAGTGGCACGAGGGGCTGCACCGCGGGCCCGCCCCGGGGCAGTGCGTCTGGAGAGCCA ACCCCATGCCCCGTGACCACGAGAGGAACTACGGCTTCACCCAGTTTGCCCTGGAACTGAACGAGCTCACCCCCGAGCTGCGGCGGGTCCTGCCCTCCACCGACACCCGCCTGCGCCCCGACCAGCG GTACCTGGAGGAAGGTAACGTGCCGGCGGCCGAGACGCAGAAGCGCCAGATCGAGCAGCTGCAGCGAGACCGACGCCGGGTCATGGAGGAGAACAACATCACGCACCAGGCTCGCTTCTTCAG gcgGCTGACGGACGCCAACGGCAAGGAGTCGTGGGTCACCAACAACACCTACTGGAAGCTGCGCCTGGACCCCGGCTTTGCCCACCTGGACAGTGCGGTGCTCTGGTAG
- the OSBPL7 gene encoding oxysterol-binding protein-related protein 7 isoform X3: MGSHEKDSSSPKRALSRSNSTVSSKHSGVQQGSESWEVVEEPRTLGSPGQELLRHEGYLLKKRKWPLKGWHKRYFVLENGILKYATTRQDVLKGKLHGAIDVRQSVMSVNKKAQRVDLDTEENIYHLKIKSPELFTSWVSSLCSHHQGERPEPCPRGGPAGRTPTNVQGPWTRILPSGSAPALSSLASSRDKVNAWLKDSEGLERCSAELSECQAKLQELTGMLQSLEALHRIPSAPLISGSQPSAATERPKKARRTTKIWCTQSFAKDDTIGRATLHRFHSLSISSDTTLDSFASLHPDEPDALPAKGREQQLSNRSIVSLADSHTEFFDACEVFLSASSSENEPSDDESCISEATTSACEDAADPGGPGRPPTGTEERDTGAEGPGMPVEPPPPPPLELPGPDPRRRSCLPAPPAPPGDVSLWGLLRSSVGKDLSRVALPVQLNEPLNTLQRLCEELEYSGLLDRASRARDPRQRLVYVAAFAVSAYASTYYRAGSKPFNPVLGETYECVRPDRGFRFISEQVCHHPPISACHAESDNFIFWQDMRWKNKFWGKSLEIVPVGTVNIQLPRTGDHFEWNKVTTCIHNVLSGPRWIEHYGEVLIRNTRDASYHCKLTFCKARYWGAGANEVQGAVLSRTGTVVERLAGKWHEGLHRGPAPGQCVWRANPMPRDHERNYGFTQFALELNELTPELRRVLPSTDTRLRPDQRYLEEGNVPAAETQKRQIEQLQRDRRRVMEENNITHQARFFRRLTDANGKESWVTNNTYWKLRLDPGFAHLDSAVLW; this comes from the exons ATGGGCAGCCACGAGAAGGACTCATCCTCTCCGAAAAGGGCCCTGTCACGCTCCAACAGCACTGTGTCTTCCAAGCACAGCGGTGTTCAGCAG GGCTCGGAGAgctgggaggtggtggaggagccgCGCACACTGGGCAGCCcaggccaggagctgctgcGGCACGAGGGGTACCTGCTcaagaagaggaaatggcccCTGAAGGGTTGGCACAAG AGGTACTTTGTGCTGGAAAATGGCATCTTGAAATATGCCACCACACGCCAGGAT GTCCTCAAGGGCAAACTGCACGGAGCCATTGACGTCCGTCAGTCCGTCATGTCTGTCAACAAGAAGGCGCAGCGGGTTGACTTGGACACGGAGGAGAACATCTACCACCTCAAG ATCAAGTCCCCAGAGCTCTTCACCAGCTGGGTgagcagcctctgctcccaTCACCAGGGCGAGAGGCCCGAGCCCTGCCCCAGGGGAGGTCCCGCAGGAAGGACCCCCACCAACGTGCAG ggCCCGTGGACGCGGATCCTGCCCTCGGGCAGTGCCCCTGCCCTCTCCAGCCTCGCCAGCTCCCGGGACAAGGTGAACGCCTGGCTGAAGGACAGCGAGGGGCTGGAGCGCTGCTCGGCCG AGCTGTCAGAGTGCCAGGCGAAGCTGCAGGAGCTGACCGGCAtgctgcagagcctggaggCCCTGCACCGCATCCCCTCAGCACCCCTCATCTCCGGCAGCCAG CCCTCGGCCGCCACAGAGAGGCCCAAGAAGGCCAGGAGGACAACCAAGATATGGTGCACGCAGAGCTTCGCCAAGGATGATACTATCGGCAGG GCCACCCTGCACCGCTTCCACTCCCTCTCCATCTCCTCCGACACCACCCTGGACTCCTTCGCCTCACTGCACCCCGACGAG CCGGACGCGCTGCCAGCCAAGGGCCGGGAGCAGCAGCTCTCCAACCGCAGCATCGTCTCGCTGGCCGACTCGCACACCGAGTTCTTCGACGCCTGCGAGGTCTTCCTCTCCGCCAGCTCCTCCGAGAACGAG ccctcgGACGACGAGTCGTGCATCAGCGAGGCCACCACCAGCGCCTGCGAGGACGCGGCCGACCCGGGGGGGCCGGGTCGCCCCCCGACAGGTACCGAGGAGCGGGACACCG GAGCGGAGGGCCCGGGGATGCCCgtggagccgccgccgccgcctcctctaGAGCTGCCGGGGCCGGATCCGCGGCGGCGGAgctgcctgcccgccccccccgcgcCTCCGGGGGACGTGAGTCTGTGGGGGTTATTGCGGAGCAGCGTGGGGAAGGACCTGTCACGCGTGGCGCTACCCGTGCAGCTGAACGAGCCGCTCAACACGCTCCAGCGTCTCTGCGAGGAGCTCGAATACAGCGGGCTGCTGGACCGCGCCAGCCGCGCCCGCGACCCCCGGCAGCGCCTG GTCTACGTGGCCGCTTTCGCCGTGTCCGCCTACGCCTCCACCTACTACCGGGCGGGCAGCAAGCCCTTCAACCCGGTGCTGGGCGAGACCTACGAGTGCGTGCGGCCCGACCGCGGCTTCCGCTTCATCAGCGAGCAG gTCTGCCACCACCCCCCCATCTCCGCCTGCCACGCCGAGTCCGACAACTTCATCTTCTGGCAAG acatGAGGTGGAAGAACAAATTCTGGGGCAAGTCCCTGGAGATCGTCCCCGTGGGCACCGTCAACATCCAGCTGCCCAG GACCGGAGACCACTTTGAGTGGAACAAGGTGACGACCTGCATCCACAACGTCCTCAGCGGCCCCCGCTGGATCGAGCACTACGGGGAGGTGCTGATCCGCAACACCCGTGACGCCTCCTACCACTGCAAGCTCACCTTCTGCAAG GCCCGGTACTGGGGCGCGGGGGCCAACGAGGTGCAGGGCGCCGTGCTGAGCCGCACCGGGACCGTGGTGGAGCGCCTGGCCGGCAAGTGGCACGAGGGGCTGCACCGCGGGCCCGCCCCGGGGCAGTGCGTCTGGAGAGCCA ACCCCATGCCCCGTGACCACGAGAGGAACTACGGCTTCACCCAGTTTGCCCTGGAACTGAACGAGCTCACCCCCGAGCTGCGGCGGGTCCTGCCCTCCACCGACACCCGCCTGCGCCCCGACCAGCG GTACCTGGAGGAAGGTAACGTGCCGGCGGCCGAGACGCAGAAGCGCCAGATCGAGCAGCTGCAGCGAGACCGACGCCGGGTCATGGAGGAGAACAACATCACGCACCAGGCTCGCTTCTTCAG gcgGCTGACGGACGCCAACGGCAAGGAGTCGTGGGTCACCAACAACACCTACTGGAAGCTGCGCCTGGACCCCGGCTTTGCCCACCTGGACAGTGCGGTGCTCTGGTAG
- the OSBPL7 gene encoding oxysterol-binding protein-related protein 7 isoform X2 yields MGSHEKDSSSPKRALSRSNSTVSSKHSGVQQGSESWEVVEEPRTLGSPGQELLRHEGYLLKKRKWPLKGWHKRYFVLENGILKYATTRQDVLKGKLHGAIDVRQSVMSVNKKAQRVDLDTEENIYHLKIKSPELFTSWVSSLCSHHQGERPEPCPRGGPAGRTPTNVQGPWTRILPSGSAPALSSLASSRDKVNAWLKDSEGLERCSAELSECQAKLQELTGMLQSLEALHRIPSAPLISGSQPSAATERPKKARRTTKIWCTQSFAKDDTIGRVGRLHGSVPNLSRYLEPSQSQLPFSLPPEYSQLQRSFWVLAQKVHGSLSSVVAALMAERARLEEMRQALDRRRSAPHPGGAGNAGATLHRFHSLSISSDTTLDSFASLHPDEPDALPAKGREQQLSNRSIVSLADSHTEFFDACEVFLSASSSENEPSDDESCISEATTSACEDAADPGGPGRPPTGAEGPGMPVEPPPPPPLELPGPDPRRRSCLPAPPAPPGDVSLWGLLRSSVGKDLSRVALPVQLNEPLNTLQRLCEELEYSGLLDRASRARDPRQRLVYVAAFAVSAYASTYYRAGSKPFNPVLGETYECVRPDRGFRFISEQVCHHPPISACHAESDNFIFWQDMRWKNKFWGKSLEIVPVGTVNIQLPRTGDHFEWNKVTTCIHNVLSGPRWIEHYGEVLIRNTRDASYHCKLTFCKARYWGAGANEVQGAVLSRTGTVVERLAGKWHEGLHRGPAPGQCVWRANPMPRDHERNYGFTQFALELNELTPELRRVLPSTDTRLRPDQRYLEEGNVPAAETQKRQIEQLQRDRRRVMEENNITHQARFFRRLTDANGKESWVTNNTYWKLRLDPGFAHLDSAVLW; encoded by the exons ATGGGCAGCCACGAGAAGGACTCATCCTCTCCGAAAAGGGCCCTGTCACGCTCCAACAGCACTGTGTCTTCCAAGCACAGCGGTGTTCAGCAG GGCTCGGAGAgctgggaggtggtggaggagccgCGCACACTGGGCAGCCcaggccaggagctgctgcGGCACGAGGGGTACCTGCTcaagaagaggaaatggcccCTGAAGGGTTGGCACAAG AGGTACTTTGTGCTGGAAAATGGCATCTTGAAATATGCCACCACACGCCAGGAT GTCCTCAAGGGCAAACTGCACGGAGCCATTGACGTCCGTCAGTCCGTCATGTCTGTCAACAAGAAGGCGCAGCGGGTTGACTTGGACACGGAGGAGAACATCTACCACCTCAAG ATCAAGTCCCCAGAGCTCTTCACCAGCTGGGTgagcagcctctgctcccaTCACCAGGGCGAGAGGCCCGAGCCCTGCCCCAGGGGAGGTCCCGCAGGAAGGACCCCCACCAACGTGCAG ggCCCGTGGACGCGGATCCTGCCCTCGGGCAGTGCCCCTGCCCTCTCCAGCCTCGCCAGCTCCCGGGACAAGGTGAACGCCTGGCTGAAGGACAGCGAGGGGCTGGAGCGCTGCTCGGCCG AGCTGTCAGAGTGCCAGGCGAAGCTGCAGGAGCTGACCGGCAtgctgcagagcctggaggCCCTGCACCGCATCCCCTCAGCACCCCTCATCTCCGGCAGCCAG CCCTCGGCCGCCACAGAGAGGCCCAAGAAGGCCAGGAGGACAACCAAGATATGGTGCACGCAGAGCTTCGCCAAGGATGATACTATCGGCAGG gtcGGCCGCCTGCATGGCTCCGTCCCCAACCTCTCGCGCTACCTGGAGCCATCGCAGAGCCAGCTGCCCTTCAGCCTCCCCCCTGAGTACAgccagctgcagaggagcttCTGGGTCCTGGCCCAGAAag TGCACGGCTCGCTCAGCAGCGTGGTGGCTGCGCTGATGGCCGAGAGGGCCCGTCTGGAGGAGATGCGGCAGGCACTGGACCGGCGGCGCTCAGCCCCGCACCCGGGGGGTGCCGGCAATGCCGGG GCCACCCTGCACCGCTTCCACTCCCTCTCCATCTCCTCCGACACCACCCTGGACTCCTTCGCCTCACTGCACCCCGACGAG CCGGACGCGCTGCCAGCCAAGGGCCGGGAGCAGCAGCTCTCCAACCGCAGCATCGTCTCGCTGGCCGACTCGCACACCGAGTTCTTCGACGCCTGCGAGGTCTTCCTCTCCGCCAGCTCCTCCGAGAACGAG ccctcgGACGACGAGTCGTGCATCAGCGAGGCCACCACCAGCGCCTGCGAGGACGCGGCCGACCCGGGGGGGCCGGGTCGCCCCCCGACAG GAGCGGAGGGCCCGGGGATGCCCgtggagccgccgccgccgcctcctctaGAGCTGCCGGGGCCGGATCCGCGGCGGCGGAgctgcctgcccgccccccccgcgcCTCCGGGGGACGTGAGTCTGTGGGGGTTATTGCGGAGCAGCGTGGGGAAGGACCTGTCACGCGTGGCGCTACCCGTGCAGCTGAACGAGCCGCTCAACACGCTCCAGCGTCTCTGCGAGGAGCTCGAATACAGCGGGCTGCTGGACCGCGCCAGCCGCGCCCGCGACCCCCGGCAGCGCCTG GTCTACGTGGCCGCTTTCGCCGTGTCCGCCTACGCCTCCACCTACTACCGGGCGGGCAGCAAGCCCTTCAACCCGGTGCTGGGCGAGACCTACGAGTGCGTGCGGCCCGACCGCGGCTTCCGCTTCATCAGCGAGCAG gTCTGCCACCACCCCCCCATCTCCGCCTGCCACGCCGAGTCCGACAACTTCATCTTCTGGCAAG acatGAGGTGGAAGAACAAATTCTGGGGCAAGTCCCTGGAGATCGTCCCCGTGGGCACCGTCAACATCCAGCTGCCCAG GACCGGAGACCACTTTGAGTGGAACAAGGTGACGACCTGCATCCACAACGTCCTCAGCGGCCCCCGCTGGATCGAGCACTACGGGGAGGTGCTGATCCGCAACACCCGTGACGCCTCCTACCACTGCAAGCTCACCTTCTGCAAG GCCCGGTACTGGGGCGCGGGGGCCAACGAGGTGCAGGGCGCCGTGCTGAGCCGCACCGGGACCGTGGTGGAGCGCCTGGCCGGCAAGTGGCACGAGGGGCTGCACCGCGGGCCCGCCCCGGGGCAGTGCGTCTGGAGAGCCA ACCCCATGCCCCGTGACCACGAGAGGAACTACGGCTTCACCCAGTTTGCCCTGGAACTGAACGAGCTCACCCCCGAGCTGCGGCGGGTCCTGCCCTCCACCGACACCCGCCTGCGCCCCGACCAGCG GTACCTGGAGGAAGGTAACGTGCCGGCGGCCGAGACGCAGAAGCGCCAGATCGAGCAGCTGCAGCGAGACCGACGCCGGGTCATGGAGGAGAACAACATCACGCACCAGGCTCGCTTCTTCAG gcgGCTGACGGACGCCAACGGCAAGGAGTCGTGGGTCACCAACAACACCTACTGGAAGCTGCGCCTGGACCCCGGCTTTGCCCACCTGGACAGTGCGGTGCTCTGGTAG
- the MRPL10 gene encoding large ribosomal subunit protein uL10m: protein MAALSGGVGSWCRGWLPALQFVRLGSKAVTRHWKAMHFQRQKLMAVTEYLAPRPAVPPRCLAPGKETVEEDNGYARLLRRQVEEVFRDNRMIAVCQFNSMPGEDVVLMRHYLRKHNIEVKFVLNEIIRPVLSQSKYKNLLPLFVARNILLVSRETKVKEMLRVLKGVPQINLLGACIDDTILSRQGVENFAKLPSLEATQGQTVGALALLPSQTSSLLQRGSAHLTALLDRHISRLQAGETGSPAEPAPAQSSEAH from the exons ATGGCGGCGCTGAGCGGCGGCGTTGGGTCGTGGTGCCGGG GCTGGCTGCCCGCCCTGCAGTTCGTCCGCCTCGGCTCCAAGGCGGTCACCCGGCACTGGAAGGCCATGCACTTCCAGCGCCAGAAGCTGATGGCCGTGACCGAGTACCTGGCCCCGCGGCCGGCCGTCCCACCGCGCTGCCTGGCCCCCGGGAAGGAGACGGTCGAGGAG GACAATGGTTACGCCCGGCTGTTGCGGCGGCAGGTGGAAGAGGTGTTCCGGGACAATCGGATGATTGCCGTCTGTCAGTTCAACTCCATGCCCGGTGAGGACGTGGTGCTGATGAGGCACTACCTCCGGAAGCACAACATCGAGGTCAAGTTCGTCCTGAATGAG ATTATCCGACCCGTGCTGTCCCAGTCCAAGTACAAGAATCTCCTCCCTCTCTTCGTGGCGCGCAATATCCTGCTGGTGAGCCGGGAAACGAAGGTGAAGGAGATGCTGCGGGTGCTGAAGGGAGTGCCGCAGATCAACCTCCTGG GCGCCTGCATCGATGACACCAtcctgagcaggcagggagTGGAGAACTTTGCCAAGCTGCCCTCGCTGGAGGCCACCCAGGGCCAGACGGTGGGTGCTCTggccctcctgccctcccagacgtcctccctgctccagcgcggcTCTGCGCACCTCACGGCTCTCCTGGATCGGCACATCAGCcggctgcaggctggggagaCGGGGAGCCCAGCCGAGCCGGCCCCTGCCCAGAGCTCGGAGGCTCACTGA
- the LRRC46 gene encoding leucine-rich repeat-containing protein 46: protein MVPPGPGFSLPHLGVPALIPPSPAVLSPAAPPARRFLPPIASAPFPLQRAVGSAQPPRHTNPRAQGADKDAGHPPAMPGQGDTLLGGHKQTSPGVTLTNSLISVRNLPRLVEPLHPESRSTELLSPSTVRLDRENICAIGRLQSLREIHSLYLQQNQIEKIENLGCFPNLRFLSLAGNRIRRVENLLPLQHLRVLDLSHNQIQTLDPDELPRSLRVLNLTGNECTRQHGYRELVVRALPHLLQLDAQDVHGSMGEEEEEGGSSSSEDEDEDLCSEPSGPFTAGKDFFADLHRELAGRSRRRRREALEEHQTRLEELEELRERRGLLLPPAPLGPGREGAACLMAPGPRRSQPRPQAKPGTQLPPLPRPSGQHACPQPQRAPGRSQPRTKALEEEIHAKGARNRQLPQIPHTSTAPRSWD, encoded by the exons ATGGTCCCCCCAGGCCCTGGGTTCTCTCTGCCCCACCTGGGGGTCCCAGCTTTGatcccccccagcccggcaGTCCTGTCCCCAgcggcccccccagcccgcaGGTTTCTGCCCCCCATCGCCTCAGCACCCTTCCCCTTGCAGAGAGCAGTGGGGTCAGCCCAGCCCCCACGACACACCAACCCGAGGGCCCAAGGAGCGGACAAGGACGCAGGCCACCCCCCAGCTATGCCTGGGCAGGGGGATACCCTGCTCGGGG GCCATAAGCAGACGTCCCCAGGGGTGACCCTCACCAACAGCCTCATCTCCGTGAGGAACCTGCCTCGGCTGGTGGAGCCCCTGCACCCGGAGAGCCG atccacagagctgctgtcccCCTCGACCGTCCGCTTGGACCGGGAGAACATCTGTGCTATCGGGAGGCTCCAGAGCCTGCGGGAGATTCACAGCCTCTACCTGCAGCAG aaccaAATTGAGAAGATCGAGAATCTGGGCTGCTTTCCCAACTTGCG GTTCCTCTCCCTGGCTGGAAACCGCATCCGCAGAGTGGAGAACCTGCTGCCCCTGCAACACCTGCGTGTCCTGGACTTGTCCCACAACCAGATCCAGACGCTGGACCCAG ACGAGCTGCCCCGCAGCCTCCGTGTCCTCAACTTAACGGGAAATGAATGCACCCGCCAGCACGGATACAG AGAGCTGGTGGTGAGAGCCCTGCCgcacctcctgcagctggaCGCCCAGGACGTCCATGGCAGCatgggtgaggaagaggaggaaggaggttCTTCCAGCAGtgaggatgaagatgaagaCTTGTGCTCTGAGCCGAGCGGCCCTTTCACTGCAGGCAAAG ATTTCTTTGCGGATCTGCACCGGGAGCTGGCCGGGCGCTCACGGCGGAGGCGGAGGGAGGCCCTGGAGGAACACCAGACCCGTctggaagagctggaggagctgcggGAGCGTCGGggtctgctgctgcctccagcaccGCTGGgcccaggcagggagggagcagcctGCCTCATGGCCCCCGGCCCCAGGCGGTCTCAGCCCCGTCCCCAAGCAAAACCGGGGACGCAGCTGCCACCCCTGCCCAGACCCAGTGGGCAGCAtgcctgcccacagccccagcgAGCTCCCGGCAGGAGTCAGCCCCGGACCAAGGCTCTGGAGGAGGAGATTCATGCCAAAGGAGCAAGAAATAGGCAGTTACCCCAAATACCCCACACCAGCACAGCGCCGCGCAGTTGGGATTAA
- the SCRN2 gene encoding secernin-2, producing MAGQDPVPSSCDCFVALPPHTLAPAVIFGKNADRPRHEVQEVVYVPAAVHRPGAKVQCTYLEIEQAERTHAVVLSRPAWLWGAEMGANEHGVCVGNEGVWTREPVGEDEALLGMDLVRLGLERGSSAREALEVIVALLERYGQGGSCKEEPVPFIYHNTFLLADRTEAWVLETAGRYWAAQQIREGSRNISNQLSIGREITAEHAGLRQRARSQGWWSGDGEFSFAEVFSLTHQPARMEAAKARYRAGKEMLRQHAGHITAETFMAILRDKDSGICVDSEGFRTAGSMVSVLPRDPALPCVHFFTATPDPSRSVFKPFVFVAGLKPVPQVRSPTFRDDPAKQIPRFQSTVDRRHELYRRHQAALELMERDQERGQKLLQTLRDLEKQGLEGMNALLGGTVAPRPEELADLFFDCVEAEMKFYA from the exons ATGGCAGGGCAGGATCCCGTGCCCTCGTCCTGCGACTGCTTCGTGGCGCTGCCGCCACACACCTTGGCACCCGCCGTCATCTTCGGCAAGAACGCTGACCGGCCGCGCCATGAGGTCCAGGAGGTCGTCTACGTCCCCGCCGCCGTCCACCGTCCTGGGGCCAAAGTCCAG tgcACCTATCTGGAGATCGAGCAGGCGGAGAGGACCCACGCGGTGGTGCTGAGCCGTCCCGCCTGGCTGTGGGGTGCAGAGATGGGTGCCAACGAGCACGGCGTCTGTGTGGGCAACGAGGGCGTCTGGACCCGCGAGCCCGTGGGGGAGGATGAGGCGCTGCTGGGGATGGACCTGGTGAG GCTGGGTTTGGAGcggggcagctctgcccgggAGGCCCTGGAGGTGATCGTGGCCTTGCTGGAGCGCTATGGCCAGGGCGGGAGCTGCAAGGAGGAGCCGGTGCCCTTCATCTACCACAACACCTTCCTGCTGGCTGACCGCACCGAGGCCTGGGTGCTGGAGACCGCCGGCCGGTACTGGGCAGCCCAACAGATCCGAG AGGGCAGCCGCAACATCTCCAACCAGCTCAGCATCGGGAGGGAGATCACGGCCGAGCATGCGGGGCTGCGGCAACGAGCCCGCAGCCAGGGCTGGTGGAGCGGGGACGGTGAGTTCAGCTTCGCCGAGGTCTTCTCCCTGACACACCAGCCCGCCCGCATGGAGGCTGCCAAGGCCCGCTACCGTGCCGGCAAGGAGATGCTGCGGCAGCACgcag GTCACATCACGGCGGAGACGTTCATGGCTATCCTGCGGGACAAGGACAGCGGCATCTGCGTGGACTCAGAAGGCTTCCGCACGGCAGGCAGCATGGTGTCCGTGCTGCCCCGGGATCCTGCCTTGCCGTGCGTCCACTTTTTCACGGCCACCCCTGACCCCTCCAG GTCCGTCTTCAAGCCCTTCGTCTTCGTGGCCGGCCTCAAGCCCGTGCCACAGGTGAGGTCTCCCACCTTCCGTGACGACCCCGCCAAGCAGATCCCGCGGTTCCAGAGCACAGTCGATCGGCGGCACGAGCTCTACCGCCGGCATCAGGCGGCGCTGGAGCTGATGGAGAGGGACCAG GAGCGGGGCCAGAAGCTCCTGCAGACGCTGCGGGACCTGGAGAAGCAGGGCCTGGAGGGGATGAACGCGCTGCTGGGGGGGACGGTGGCCCCCCGCCCAGAAGAGCTGGCCGACCTCTTCTTTGACTGCGTGGAGGCAGAGATGAAGTTTTACGCATAA